A window of Bombina bombina isolate aBomBom1 chromosome 5, aBomBom1.pri, whole genome shotgun sequence genomic DNA:
taaattaaaatagttaacagctctattaccttaccagcccttaaaagggctttttgcggggcatgctccaaagaaatcagctcttttgcctgtaaaaaaaacacaataccaaaccccaacattacaacccaccacccacatacccctactctaaaccaaaccccccttaaataaacctaacactacccccctgaagctctccctaccttgagtcgtcttcactcagccaagcagcgatggaccaaaagaagacatccggagcggcagaagtcttcatcctatctgggcagaagaggacatctgaactggcaaacatcttcatccaagcggcatcttctatcttcatccatccgacgaggagcggctccatcttcaagacctccggcgcggaacatcctcttctcccgatgactagacgacgaatgaaggttcctttaagtgatgtcatccaagatcgcgtccctcgaattccgattggctgataggattctatcagccaatcggaattaaggtaggaaaaatcagattggctgattgaatcagccaatcagattcaagttcaatccgattggctgatccaatcagccaatcagattgagcccgcattctattggctgttccgatcagccaatagaatgtgagctcaatctgattggctgattggatcagccaatcggattgaacttgaatctgattggctgattcaatcagccaatcagatttttcctaccttaattccgattgggtgatagaatcctatcagccaatcggaattcgagggatgccatcttggatgacgtcacttaaagaaaccctcattcgtcgtctagtcgtcgggagaagaggatgttccgtgccggaggtcttgaagatggagctgctcctcgtcagatggatgaagatagaagatgccgcttggatgaagatgtttgccggtccggatgtcctcttctgcccggataggatgaagacttctgccgctccggatgtcttcttttggtccatcgctgcttggctgagtgaagacgactcaaggtagggagatcttcaggggggtagtgttaggtttatttaaggggggtttgggttagagtaggggtatgtgggtggtgggttgtaatgttggggggtggtattgtggtttttttacaggcaaaagagatgatgtctttggggcatgccccgtaaaaagcccttttaagggttggtaaggtaatagagctgttaactcttttaatttagattagggtagggaatttttttattttggcgggctttgttattttattagggagcttagagtaggtgtaattagcttaaaattcttgtaatcatttttttattttttgtaatttagtttagtttatttaattgtaggcacttgtagttaattgatttaatttatttattgatagtgtagtgttaggtttaattgtaacttaggttaggatttattttacaggtaattttgtaattattttaactaggtagctattaaatagtaaataactatttaatagctattgtacctagttaaaataaatacaaagttgcccaatgcctgtaaaataaatataaatcctaaaatagctacaatataattattcgttatattgtagctatattagggtttattttacaggtaagtatttagttttaaataggaagactttagttaataatatttaatttatttcgttaaataaaaattatatttaacttaggggggtgttagggttagggttagacttagctttaggggttaatacatttattatagtggcggcaaggtccggtcggaagattaggggttaataagtgtaggtaaggtagcggcgacgttggggggggggcagattaggggttaataaatattatgtaggtgtcggcgatgttaggggcagcagattagggatacatagcgataatgtaggtggcgccggtgtgcggtcggcagattaggggttaaaaaaatgtattagactggcggtgatgtgggggcctcggtttaggggtacataggtagtttatgggttttagtgtattttagagcacagtagttaagagctttatgaaccggcgttagtcccgaaagctcttaactcctgacttttttctgcggctggagtcttgtcggtagagggtctaccactcacttcagccaagactctaaataccggcgttaggaagatcccattgaaaagataggatatgcaattggcgtaaggggatctgcggtatgggaaagtcacggctggaaggtgagcattagaccctttcctgactgacgctaaataccagcgggcggtaaaaagcagtgttaggaccccttaacgctgcttttgacggctaacgcagaactctaaatctaggcattaatttcttaatataattaaacttaaagggacactgaacccagatttttttctttcgtgattgagatagagcatgcaattttaagcaactttctaaattactcctattatcatttttttcattcttatggtatctttatttgaaaagcaaaaatgtaattttagatgccggaccatttttggtgaacaacctgggttgttcttgctgattggtggatacattcagccaccaataaacacgtgctgtcTAGTGGCTGCACCAGAAATTGGCTggccccttagcttagatgccttctttttcaaataaagaaaaattgataatagaagtaaattagaaagttgcttaaaattgcatgctctatctgaatcacgaaagaaaaaaaatccagTGTCCCATTAAACACTGTAaattattaaagttaaaattaaacagtggaaaaaaaaaaacatttctgcacAACTAACCTCTGAGGACATACAGTATTGCTCAACTGGCTGATAAGGGCAACTTTCATTGGTGCACAGAGACACACCTCCACGAGTATAAAAAAAGGTTCTATTAGAGGCAGTgacatatttgtttatttatatatttaactgtgaaacattgtaaaatagataaagcacagaaaatacatatttatactctATATGTGTCTACACAGTATTCATATGATATATTACAGATAAATTCCATATTTATTAAACATACaaaagaaagcttaaagggacactaaacccaaaaaaaattctatcgtgattcagatagagcatgcaattttaagcaactttctaatttactcatattatcaattttcattatcttgctatctttatttaaaaagcaggaatgtgatgcacaggagccggccaatttttggttgagaacctgggttatgtttgcttattggtgggtaaatgtcagcctccaataaacaagtgctatccatggtgctgaacctaaaatgggctggctgctaagatttacattcctgcttttaaaataaagatagcaagagaacgaagaaaattgataataggggtaaattagaaagttgcataaaatttaattctctatctgaatcatgaaagaaaaaaaactgggttcagtgtccctttaagtttctgttctataaatgtttttatagtCTAAATTCTGAACAGACTCAATAAAACATTTTACCAAACACATACATTACTTAATTATTAGACACCAATATATAAAACCAATGCTTAATTTGCACTTCTGGgtttatatatttcatataaatatatcaaatacaTTCTGATCAGATTCACTTACCCCCTTAGCTGCCAAAAATGAGAAGCATCACATCAATCTATAGAATCCAAGGGGTTAACTGCTCTGTACAATAAATTAATTTCCACACCTTTGATATTAAACTAAAATATTCTCATTTACCTTGGAGCTCTCTAGTACAGTAAACAATGATATACACATGCAGCAACATCATCTATTTTAGTCTTAACATCAACAACTGAATTGAAGGAATCCAAAacgtttataattatatatatatatctgttttcctGCAACAAGCAGCCAATATAGGTGCAGCCAGACTGGATTTAACTTAATCACAAGCAAGATGCTGCCTCTAGCTCACAGGCAGAACATCATATGGCATCCCAATGAATAAAGACAAGACCTGGCAATGCCTACTTGGTGCTTGTAAGCCTGTCTATAAACATCACACAGCTGCCAGAAGATATAgagctttttttctttctttcatcttCTCCCCCACAGAATTGCTGGAAGGTGCTGATTCTCATTGACAGTGTGTTTGCCGGAGGACTCCTGTATGTTGGGGCAGCTCCTCTGACGGATGCCTGACGTAGTGATCATTTTACAGAGTGTGTATAAAGCAGATTGCTgtgtctgtctctccctcacttccTAACCTGCTTAGGATCTGGATACAGAGTTGGATGCTGCTTTACTGTATTTTCACTGGAGCTTTCTATTGTATCTAAGGTGCTTGGAAAATGCATCTGTACCAGACAtccactattttatttttattttatttttctttaccataactgctttttattttatttagagatATTTTGGTAAATGACTGTTGTGCAATTTACAGACATCGTTTAACTATCGGTATACAGAGAGTTAAGAGCCTGGTTATATGCAGCAATCTATTTAAGGCGTTGTATACAGCTGAATGGAGCTGTTTTGTTGGCTTTCCTTTATTTACTGTTTTATGGATTACAACAAGGGGCTGAGATAGTTGAAATTGTAATATGAATGTTTACAAAAACTTTGTTTCACAGCAGAATCCTTTTCTGCTTGACATCTCCTCTAAGATGCGCTTCCCTGATGTGGTCTTTGAGACCTGCTGCATCTCACGATGCATATTGGGTCTCACCCCAATGTTCTTCTCCTCAGTGTAAGCTTTCATGTTATTACCAATTAGAATGGATTGGAATATTACAGTCACAGCTAACCAAAGCACAGAGACAGGTCATCTGAACAGGCACCGCTTCTCTGTCTTCAGTGTCCTCATCTTGACCCTACTGGTGATGCTGATGATAGCCACTTTCTTATGGAATGTACTGGTGTTGATTACCATTCTGAGAGTGAGGACCTTCCACCGGGTTCCCCATAATTTGGTTGCTTCTATGGCCATTTCAGATGTGATGGTCGCTGCCTTGGTGATGCCTCTTAGCTTGGTGAATGAGTTGCATGATAGACACTGGAGACTGGGTAGAGTCCTCTGCCAGATCTGGATCTCTTTTGATGTTCTCTGTTGCACTGCAAGCATATGGAATGTTACTGCTATAGCACTAGACAGGTACTGGTCAATCACCAGACATCTGGAGTACACCCTTAAGACAAGAAAAAGGATCTCAAACATTATGATTCTTCTAACTTGGCTACTTTCTGCTGTTATCTCGCTTTCCCCACTTTTTGGATGGGGAGAGACATACTCAGAAGGAAATGAGGAGTGCCAGGTCAGCCAGGAACCATCCTATACTATCTTCTCCACATTTGGGGCTTTCTATCTTCCACTTTGTGTAGTTCTTTTTGTGTACTGGAAAATCTACAAAGCAGCTAAATTTCGTATTGGGTCTAAAAAGACAAACACCATAACACCAATGCCTGAGGTAATTGAGGTTAGTGCCTTCTTAATTTGCGCTTATTTTTCGTTTGCCTCAACTATAAATactatgcattcattatttatgtCCTATTTTGTTATATCACGTTTGATTACGTGACAATTTTATACACACATAATGTCCTTCTTTTATAACCAAAACACATATTGTTATTGAAGGCACTATACGAGTTGGTCTATCTAACatattaattatgttaatgtttACACTCTCTCTAATATACATACATTCAcccccacactcacacacaaatattcacaaacacacacatatacacacacaaacacacgtaaacacacatatacacacacaaacatgtatacacacacagatatacacacacacaaacacacatacaaacacacgtaaacacacgtatacacacacacacaaacatgtatacacacacagacatacacacacacaaacacacatacacacatacacacgcaaacacacatatacacactcatacacacacgaacacatgtatacacacagacaca
This region includes:
- the HTR5A gene encoding 5-hydroxytryptamine receptor 5A, which codes for MDWNITVTANQSTETGHLNRHRFSVFSVLILTLLVMLMIATFLWNVLVLITILRVRTFHRVPHNLVASMAISDVMVAALVMPLSLVNELHDRHWRLGRVLCQIWISFDVLCCTASIWNVTAIALDRYWSITRHLEYTLKTRKRISNIMILLTWLLSAVISLSPLFGWGETYSEGNEECQVSQEPSYTIFSTFGAFYLPLCVVLFVYWKIYKAAKFRIGSKKTNTITPMPEVIEVKEASHQPQMVFTVRHATVTFQTDGDTWREQKEKKAALMVGILIGVFVLCWIPFFITELINPLCSCDIPPIWKSIFLWLGYSNSFFNPLIYTAFNKNYNNAFRNLFSRQR